ACGGGGACAGATGCTTGGGTGTGGTCCGGGCAGCGGCTGAGAGCTTGGGCTTGCGCGCCGGGTTCATCCATTTGTAACATGCTCATGCTTGTCAGCCAGTTACCGCAGCCGTTAAATGAGCTTATGAAAATTTACCTCTTGCGCCATGCGGAAGCAGCGGAAGGCACGCCGGATGCGGAGCGGCCATTGACGCGGAAAGGCATTTTGCAAAGCAAGGCGATGGGCCAGTTTCTGGCGGCTCGCGGAGTGAAGTTTGACGCCGCGTTTACCAGTCCGCTGGTGCGCGCCGTGGAGACGGCCGAGCTGGTGCTGGAGGAAATGCAGGGAAAGAAAAAAGGGGTGAAGTTGCAGAAAACGGAACATTTGCTGAACGAGTGCAGCACGCGCGAGTTTGAGGCGTGGCTGAAGGAGCTGGCCGGGTTCAACAAAGTGCTCATGGTGGGGCACAATCCTTCGCTGTCCTTGCACCTGGCGCGCCTGTTGCACACGCATTCTCCAGTGGCGGTGACCCTGCCCAAGGGGGCGTTGGCAGTGGTCCGGCTTGAGGGCGGGCAGGCGGTGCTCAAGCTGTTCCTTACGCCCAAGCAGACGGGATTGATGGAGGAATAGCGGTCAGGGAAGGGTTGGCGTTACGCTGATTTAGTTGATAGACGGCAGGGGGTGGCTCTCACGGGTGGGGCGGCAAGTCGGTGAGTGGGTGAATCCGGCGGTGCTTTGGCTCAGTTTTTCCGCATGGCGGGCGTAGGATACGTCTCTGCCCATTGGGCGGTGGCGGCATTCGAGAAGCAGAGGAATGACTTCCCTTCGGCGGGACGCCGAAGGGCACACGCCAGAGGCGTGTGCTCCCCGAGACCTTCAATCCCCACCAATTTTTTCAGTCCCATAGGGGCGA
This is a stretch of genomic DNA from Fontisphaera persica. It encodes these proteins:
- the sixA gene encoding phosphohistidine phosphatase SixA, giving the protein MKIYLLRHAEAAEGTPDAERPLTRKGILQSKAMGQFLAARGVKFDAAFTSPLVRAVETAELVLEEMQGKKKGVKLQKTEHLLNECSTREFEAWLKELAGFNKVLMVGHNPSLSLHLARLLHTHSPVAVTLPKGALAVVRLEGGQAVLKLFLTPKQTGLMEE